In Vespula pensylvanica isolate Volc-1 chromosome 15, ASM1446617v1, whole genome shotgun sequence, the genomic stretch CGACAGATATGTaacttagaaaatatatttacaaattgcATACAACATTAACTTCAAATTCTAactttatatcatattttctcttaaatttGTATCTGTAATAAgcattattttagaatatcgTATTTCTTGTCTCACAggatttcaatataatttagtACATGGATAATAtacaaaagagataaaaattgaataaccATGCTAAAAcccataatatttatttttaacatttattaaattcatatacTAGTCATTGAAAGTGAATCGCAACGTTTGTGTGACAATATACGTTTAGTACAtttggtataaaaaaaaactgtacAATGCAATAATTTTGCCAATGTAATTCTTGATTATAAATCCATTCATACTGACTTTCATTCATAGGAGCATACTTACTATTCTCATGTAACTTCTGCATTTTAGTAGCTATTATATTGCTATTTCTGTCATCTGTTTACATATGTTTTTCCAACTTCTAATAAATGTGgaagtatttttttatgcatttataattcaatgaaatgCATACAAGAGCATAAGGAACGTGCAGAATCCTATGATAACTCCAAGAATTAAAGAATCTCGTCTCTTCcttaaatttattctttgtaATAGACTACTCACTGCTGGGAATCGATTAGAAATGTCATTAAATCTAGTTTGTATACGTTTGAAAGCTTGTCTTTGAGTAATTAAATGTTCTCGCGTTTCCATTGCTATACTTATTTGATCATTGATTAAACGATCAGAGctaaaagttaaaataatttagtaaAACTTTCGTAGTGatacaagaaatataaatgtgagtgtaatatattcattattattatatagcaTACATGTATGTAGATTTAATTGAGtttgtatttacttacttatgaatatgttgattttctttcaaatacaTTTCTCTACGGTTTAATCCACTTGTGGTTTTATAATTGCTAAAAAAGATAAGTGTATCATACAAATGCATTTATACCAAACatattcatagaaaaaaatgtattttatacaaCATACTCAATTTCCTTGCGCACATTACCCAAGAGATCTTCACGATCCTTTCTTATAGCAAAATTATtcctaattttattaaattctaatttataatcttttaatatttctttatgacGTTGCATAGTATGTAACATAGCTGCTCCATTTGGTTGCAATTCACTCATTTTCTCATTAACAttaaataactaaaaaatcaaatacttaaaatagtatataactgtataatatataggaaaataatattgcTTACTTTAGATAATAATGTTTCTATTTCCAAGGCCATATTCTCAAACACATGTTCTTCGTCTAAAAGTGGAACTTCATCTGGTGTAACATTTTTAGAATGTGTATTTACACCTAACTTGCTAAATGCTACAAGTTTTgcatcaatttcattttccaaGTGTCTAGCCTGCTTTCTTAAATctataaatagatttttttcgtAGTAAGAACCTTTTATGgtaagatattaaattaataaaaaatttgacatacaataagataaaatatacataaatatattgctAACAAAGCACACAAAacaatattgtaatttatcaTGAAAGTTCATGTGTCaccttatatataattatttatatgtaacgtaacgcgtgtatacatattgtgtgctatgtaaatacgtatactTAATTA encodes the following:
- the LOC122634477 gene encoding Golgi SNAP receptor complex member 1 is translated as MASTLDAVDWEDLRKQARHLENEIDAKLVAFSKLGVNTHSKNVTPDEVPLLDEEHVFENMALEIETLLSKLFNVNEKMSELQPNGAAMLHTMQRHKEILKDYKLEFNKIRNNFAIRKDREDLLGNVRKEIDNYKTTSGLNRREMYLKENQHIHNSDRLINDQISIAMETREHLITQRQAFKRIQTRFNDISNRFPAVSSLLQRINLRKRRDSLILGVIIGFCTFLMLLYAFH